From Pedobacter indicus, a single genomic window includes:
- a CDS encoding DUF7133 domain-containing protein has translation MIKHIAGLILIMLFFSCRSDINGDQQIPLDSAEIQRIITDAPELDPEEAIRAMVVEEGFEVKLVASEPLISSPVAMNFDSKGRIWVVEMNNYMPDADGTGEEEAGGKIVILEDTNQDLKMDSRTVFLDSLVLPRALCLVGGGILVAEPPYLWYYQIENDKPINKQLIDSAYTEGGNVEAQSNGLYRAMDNWIYSSGSQKRYRKVGEEWLTDTTHLRGQWGISQDDQGRLYYNNNSQNILGDFFLPSLGAANPDQRTVSGFNERIVPDKRVFPIRPTPGVNRGYQDNVLDDSLRLRTFTAASGPIIYRGDLFKDSYYQNAFVGEPAANLIKRNILKKDGFTIHGEPAYEGKEFLASYDERFRPVTLYNGPDGALYIVDMYRGIIQHKLFLTDYLRSEIDKRDLDQPINLGRIYKVIPKDADINTVEFPENPKQLAQLLSHKNGWVRDQAQQIIIDKNYKELAPALRDNLRNKKNSILATHSLWTLEGLGELQTVDIRELLNSSERELKIQALTAMSSILDENNVNDFAEIFSNIIQTQDSISATYLAFQLGHIRSVQPKLAQQLREDLTETFPQNRFILDAIISTLSGREKSIYDNLGETKKDTSLLFVKKLENILATIESNKANRDINLLRKKYSRGVSIFRSTCQPCHGADGNGIESLAPPLNNSDWVQGNKERLIAIVLYGLRGPITVAGKSYDHIGGEMPGIGTNIDIVDEDISQLLSFIRQNWNNDAPEISREEVIKIRKKYKDRQEAFTQDELYRIQ, from the coding sequence ATGATAAAGCACATTGCAGGACTAATCTTGATTATGCTTTTTTTTAGCTGTCGTTCTGACATCAACGGAGACCAACAAATCCCGCTTGACTCTGCAGAAATCCAACGTATTATAACCGATGCTCCCGAGCTTGATCCTGAAGAAGCGATCCGCGCCATGGTAGTCGAAGAGGGCTTCGAGGTCAAATTAGTCGCATCCGAACCCTTAATCAGCTCGCCGGTTGCGATGAATTTCGATTCAAAAGGCAGGATATGGGTTGTGGAAATGAACAATTATATGCCCGATGCGGATGGTACTGGAGAAGAAGAAGCAGGCGGGAAAATTGTCATCTTGGAGGATACGAACCAAGACTTGAAAATGGACTCCCGAACGGTCTTTTTAGACTCTCTAGTTCTACCGCGTGCACTCTGCTTGGTTGGTGGTGGAATTCTCGTTGCCGAACCTCCCTACCTATGGTATTATCAAATCGAAAATGATAAACCCATCAACAAACAACTGATCGATTCCGCTTATACTGAAGGCGGCAATGTGGAAGCTCAGTCCAACGGCCTGTATCGTGCAATGGACAACTGGATCTATAGCAGCGGCTCGCAAAAAAGATATCGTAAAGTTGGTGAGGAATGGCTCACAGATACAACACACCTAAGAGGACAATGGGGTATATCTCAAGATGATCAAGGCCGACTGTACTACAACAATAACTCGCAGAATATTCTTGGGGATTTTTTCCTTCCATCGCTCGGCGCAGCAAATCCTGATCAGCGAACCGTTTCCGGCTTCAACGAACGTATCGTACCAGACAAGCGTGTCTTCCCCATCAGACCCACACCAGGTGTAAACAGAGGGTATCAGGATAACGTACTCGACGATAGTCTGCGCCTACGAACCTTTACCGCGGCAAGTGGCCCTATAATCTATAGGGGTGATCTTTTTAAAGACAGTTATTATCAAAACGCATTTGTCGGGGAGCCGGCTGCTAATCTCATTAAACGAAACATCCTTAAAAAAGATGGGTTTACGATTCACGGTGAGCCTGCTTATGAAGGAAAAGAATTTCTTGCAAGTTATGACGAACGCTTCCGCCCCGTGACACTTTATAATGGACCAGACGGAGCCTTATATATTGTCGACATGTACCGGGGCATCATTCAGCATAAACTATTTTTAACAGATTATCTGCGAAGTGAGATTGACAAACGCGATCTCGATCAGCCGATTAACTTGGGAAGAATATACAAAGTGATTCCAAAAGATGCAGATATCAACACCGTAGAATTTCCTGAAAATCCGAAACAGCTGGCACAGCTTCTCAGTCATAAAAACGGTTGGGTAAGAGATCAGGCACAACAAATCATTATTGACAAAAACTACAAGGAACTGGCTCCGGCACTAAGGGACAATCTCCGGAATAAGAAAAACAGCATACTGGCCACTCACTCACTTTGGACCTTGGAAGGTTTGGGCGAACTTCAAACAGTCGATATCCGTGAATTATTAAATTCATCCGAAAGGGAACTGAAAATTCAGGCTTTAACCGCAATGAGCAGTATCTTGGATGAGAATAATGTAAATGATTTTGCAGAAATATTTTCAAATATTATCCAAACACAGGATAGTATCAGTGCAACCTACCTTGCATTCCAACTGGGTCATATCCGATCGGTACAACCCAAACTTGCTCAACAACTACGCGAGGATTTAACAGAAACATTTCCACAGAACCGCTTTATTCTTGACGCAATCATCAGCACCTTAAGCGGCCGTGAAAAATCTATTTACGATAACTTGGGCGAAACAAAGAAAGATACGAGCCTATTGTTTGTTAAAAAGCTTGAGAACATCTTGGCTACAATAGAAAGCAACAAAGCAAATCGTGATATCAATCTCCTTCGAAAAAAATATTCTCGAGGCGTCTCTATCTTCCGTTCTACCTGTCAACCTTGTCACGGTGCAGATGGCAATGGTATCGAGTCGCTAGCCCCTCCTTTAAATAACTCAGATTGGGTTCAAGGCAATAAAGAGCGTCTGATAGCGATCGTTCTTTACGGCCTGCGAGGCCCGATCACCGTTGCCGGCAAATCATACGATCATATTGGCGGCGAAATGCCCGGGATAGGCACAAACATAGACATCGTGGACGAAGACATTTCCCAGCTTCTATCATTTATCAGACAAAACTGGAATAATGATGCACCAGAAATTAGCCGGGAAGAGGTCATAAAAATCAGGAAAAAATATAAGGACCGACAAGAGGCTTTCACGCAGGATGAATTATACCGAATTCAATAA
- a CDS encoding trimeric intracellular cation channel family protein: MAQLTNNIYIILDLIGTFAFAISGAVAARQRGLDVFGIFALAFTTACGGGIIRDLCIGAIPPVGLTHFPYLLTALIAAIVSMVFYSWVNILTHPVLVFDAVGLSVFAIAGARKVLAFGFNYEVAILLGITTAVGGGVLRDVLLGRVPIILKREIYASAAMVGAGIVVLGTHLGYDIDIISIVALIFCFGMRFMSLHYHWNLPTFGTNKK, from the coding sequence ATGGCTCAATTGACAAATAATATTTACATTATTTTAGATCTGATCGGGACTTTTGCGTTTGCGATTAGTGGTGCTGTTGCTGCTCGTCAACGCGGATTGGATGTTTTCGGGATATTCGCACTTGCATTTACAACGGCTTGTGGCGGCGGCATTATCCGTGACCTGTGTATAGGGGCAATACCACCGGTTGGGTTAACACATTTCCCTTATCTGCTGACTGCGCTGATAGCAGCAATTGTCAGCATGGTTTTTTATTCGTGGGTTAATATTTTAACACATCCGGTGCTCGTTTTTGATGCGGTAGGTTTATCGGTGTTTGCTATTGCGGGTGCCCGAAAAGTGCTTGCGTTTGGCTTCAATTATGAAGTAGCCATCCTGTTGGGAATTACAACCGCGGTAGGTGGCGGTGTGTTGAGGGATGTATTATTGGGAAGGGTGCCGATCATTTTGAAGCGGGAGATCTATGCATCTGCAGCGATGGTGGGTGCGGGTATTGTGGTGTTGGGCACACACCTGGGTTATGATATTGATATTATATCGATCGTTGCTTTGATTTTCTGTTTCGGTATGCGGTTTATGAGCCTTCATTATCATTGGAACTTACCGACCTTCGGAACGAATAAAAAATAA
- a CDS encoding YceI family protein, which yields MKKVTLFLTFLFVSVGVFAQTTWTADPYHSKLGFTVTHLGIADVPGHFGEYDVTITSSKEDFSDAVVELTVQTKSVDTRVGQRDDHLRSADFFDVEKHPTMTFKSTSIKKAGKNKYTLKGDLTLVGVTKPVTMTMEYRGTTENPNANGAPVAGIQITGEIKRSDFNMGSGFPAPMISDEVTIKADGEFGHKQ from the coding sequence ATGAAAAAAGTAACTTTATTTTTAACATTCTTGTTTGTGTCAGTAGGCGTATTTGCACAAACAACTTGGACGGCAGATCCATACCATTCGAAACTAGGTTTTACAGTAACTCACTTAGGAATTGCTGATGTACCGGGTCATTTTGGTGAATATGATGTAACAATCACTTCATCAAAAGAAGATTTTAGCGATGCAGTTGTAGAATTGACTGTTCAAACAAAATCGGTAGACACAAGAGTAGGTCAAAGAGACGATCACTTGAGAAGCGCAGACTTCTTTGATGTTGAAAAACATCCGACGATGACCTTTAAGAGCACTTCCATTAAAAAAGCTGGGAAAAATAAATATACCCTTAAAGGTGATTTAACCTTGGTGGGTGTGACAAAACCAGTGACTATGACGATGGAATATCGTGGAACCACTGAAAATCCAAATGCAAATGGTGCGCCAGTAGCTGGTATTCAGATTACGGGTGAGATTAAACGTTCTGACTTTAATATGGGGTCAGGCTTTCCTGCACCAATGATTAGTGATGAAGTAACCATTAAAGCAGACGGTGAGTTCGGTCATAAACAATAA
- a CDS encoding FAD-dependent oxidoreductase, producing MKRRNFIGAIGIGSGTLAASPLLGFTKHLDKVHIQTQTQKGEEVLTADVVIAGGGLGGFAAAMSALRNNQTVVLTEETDWIGGQLSQQGVPPDEHQWIEKFGGTQLYRDFRNAVRAYYVQNYPLTAEAKSNPLLNPGSGGVSRLCHEPRVAVAVMNNMLAPYLSSAKLVLLLEHRIIAADVRGTRVNGLVAEDKTGKKKTLQAPYFVDATELGDLLPLTGTEYVTGTESKEETGELHAPEQANPSNNQAFTMCFAMDYVPGGNHVIPKPKDYEFWRNHVPDLTPPWPGKLLDLHYSNPRTLEPKKLGFHPDGRTMKGVLNLWNYRKIINKNNFAEGFYPGDVTIVNWPQNDYMLGNIVDVSPQELEKHIEASKQLSLSLLYWLQTEAPRPDGGKGWPGLRLRNDIMGTDDGMAKYPYIRESRRIKAVFTVLEEHVGRDQRAMTAKEGENKEKAVSFYDSVGTGYYHIDLHPSSDKVNYVDFHSLPFEIPLGALLPIRMDNILPANKNIGTTHITNGCYRLHPVEWNIGESVGMLIAYAKENNVSPRKIREDKQLLADFQKFIRSQGIETQWPDEV from the coding sequence ATGAAACGAAGAAATTTTATTGGAGCCATCGGTATCGGAAGCGGCACCTTAGCGGCTTCCCCCTTGTTGGGCTTCACAAAGCACTTAGATAAAGTACATATCCAAACACAAACACAGAAAGGAGAAGAGGTTCTTACAGCAGACGTTGTCATCGCGGGGGGCGGACTGGGCGGTTTTGCGGCTGCCATGTCTGCCCTCAGAAACAATCAGACTGTCGTCCTGACCGAAGAAACAGATTGGATCGGTGGGCAACTTTCACAGCAGGGGGTACCCCCAGATGAACATCAATGGATAGAAAAATTTGGGGGTACACAGCTATATCGCGATTTTAGAAATGCAGTGAGAGCTTATTACGTGCAAAACTATCCTCTAACCGCTGAGGCAAAATCAAACCCTTTACTCAATCCAGGTAGCGGAGGTGTCTCTAGGCTATGCCATGAACCACGAGTGGCTGTTGCGGTCATGAACAATATGCTTGCTCCTTATCTCAGTTCGGCAAAATTGGTTCTCCTACTCGAACACAGAATTATCGCGGCCGATGTAAGGGGCACGCGCGTCAACGGGCTGGTTGCCGAAGACAAAACGGGCAAGAAAAAAACGCTGCAAGCCCCATACTTCGTAGACGCTACAGAGCTGGGCGACTTGCTACCTCTCACCGGAACGGAATATGTAACCGGAACGGAGTCTAAGGAAGAAACGGGCGAACTTCACGCACCGGAGCAAGCCAACCCATCCAACAATCAGGCCTTTACCATGTGTTTTGCGATGGATTACGTGCCCGGTGGCAATCATGTGATCCCAAAACCAAAGGATTATGAATTTTGGCGCAACCATGTTCCTGACTTAACTCCACCCTGGCCTGGAAAGCTTCTAGACCTGCACTATTCTAACCCCCGAACCCTAGAACCCAAAAAGCTGGGCTTCCACCCTGATGGGCGCACTATGAAAGGTGTATTGAATTTATGGAACTACCGCAAAATCATCAATAAAAACAATTTCGCGGAGGGCTTTTACCCAGGCGATGTTACCATCGTCAATTGGCCACAAAACGATTATATGCTGGGTAATATCGTTGATGTTTCCCCTCAGGAACTTGAAAAACACATCGAAGCTTCGAAACAGCTCAGCCTATCACTCTTATATTGGCTGCAGACCGAAGCGCCACGCCCCGATGGAGGCAAGGGATGGCCGGGGCTACGCTTACGAAATGATATTATGGGAACGGATGATGGCATGGCAAAATACCCGTATATCCGCGAATCACGCAGAATCAAAGCGGTTTTTACAGTACTTGAAGAACATGTTGGTCGCGACCAACGCGCTATGACCGCCAAAGAAGGTGAAAATAAAGAAAAGGCAGTATCCTTCTATGATAGTGTTGGAACAGGTTATTACCATATTGACTTGCACCCCAGCAGCGATAAAGTAAACTATGTCGACTTTCATTCCCTCCCCTTTGAAATCCCACTAGGAGCTTTATTGCCTATACGTATGGACAATATTTTACCAGCAAATAAAAATATCGGCACCACCCATATTACCAATGGTTGTTATCGCCTGCATCCGGTAGAATGGAATATCGGGGAATCAGTCGGCATGCTCATCGCATACGCCAAGGAAAACAATGTTTCACCCCGAAAAATACGTGAAGACAAACAGCTTCTAGCTGATTTCCAAAAATTTATACGCTCCCAAGGCATCGAAACTCAATGGCCTGACGAAGTATAA
- a CDS encoding NAD(P)H-binding protein, which yields MKAIVIGGTGATGKELVTQLLNDTRFKEVTALVRRPYFGGHIKLKEIIVDFDKLEEYIDDIQGDVAFSCLGTTLKDAGGKEAQWRVDHDYQLKFAALCKESGVDSFILLSAAGADSKSMIFYNKMKGTLEESVKALGFNKLLIIHPGAIDRPNTTRTGEKWMIKVLRSLNSVGILRGYAAISTRRLALAMINAYFSYQETFKIVNLKEIKSISKS from the coding sequence ATGAAAGCAATTGTCATCGGTGGAACGGGAGCTACGGGAAAGGAATTAGTAACACAGCTATTGAATGATACCCGGTTTAAAGAGGTTACCGCTTTAGTCCGACGACCATATTTCGGCGGACATATCAAATTAAAAGAGATCATTGTCGATTTCGATAAGCTGGAAGAATACATAGACGACATTCAAGGGGATGTGGCTTTTTCATGTCTGGGAACAACATTAAAGGACGCTGGCGGAAAAGAAGCACAATGGCGGGTCGACCATGACTACCAGCTAAAATTTGCCGCTCTTTGCAAGGAAAGCGGGGTTGATAGCTTTATCTTACTATCTGCAGCAGGAGCTGACAGCAAGTCCATGATTTTTTATAACAAAATGAAAGGAACGTTGGAGGAAAGCGTGAAAGCATTGGGCTTTAATAAACTCCTTATTATCCATCCCGGTGCAATTGACCGGCCCAACACGACACGAACAGGCGAAAAATGGATGATAAAAGTTCTCCGGTCACTCAACTCCGTCGGTATCCTAAGAGGTTATGCCGCTATCTCTACCAGGCGCTTAGCTCTTGCGATGATCAATGCCTACTTCAGCTATCAAGAGACATTCAAAATCGTTAATTTAAAGGAAATAAAAAGTATCTCAAAGAGCTGA
- a CDS encoding metallophosphoesterase family protein, whose protein sequence is MKILHTADWHLGKRLEKFSRLDEQRRVLNEIVGIAEEEDVDVVLIAGDLFDNYNPSTEAVELFYRTLKRLTNQGQRLVVAIAGNHDSPDRIEAPDPLAKENGILFIGYPDSTVAPCELESGICITRSEPGFIEVKLPRYEAKLRLLLTPYANEYRMRVFLGQEDAEAELRSILEKQWKGIADRYCDDKGVNIMMMHLFLMKEGAPPPVEPEDEKPILHIGGAQAVFSKNIPSQIQYVALGHLHRYQKIDDTPCPMVYSSSPLSYSFAEAGQEKFVVILDAQPGKPVDYRKRGLTEGRTLQRKRFASTDEALNWLYDHPDSLVELTLVSDDYISSEDRRRLFQAHDGIITLIPEIKNKAQFEHDEQVVDLQKSVDELFKQYFRYQIGHEINQELFELFKEVRSEQNEE, encoded by the coding sequence ATGAAGATACTTCACACCGCAGATTGGCACTTGGGAAAGCGATTGGAAAAATTTTCGCGCTTAGATGAACAGAGACGTGTTTTAAATGAAATTGTCGGAATAGCGGAAGAAGAGGATGTAGATGTCGTGCTTATCGCTGGCGATCTTTTTGATAACTATAACCCCTCAACGGAGGCAGTTGAGCTATTCTATCGGACGCTTAAGAGGCTGACAAACCAGGGGCAGCGGCTCGTTGTGGCTATTGCCGGGAATCACGATTCCCCTGATCGGATTGAGGCACCTGACCCCTTGGCGAAAGAAAATGGGATTTTATTTATTGGTTACCCTGACTCAACTGTAGCGCCGTGCGAGCTCGAGTCGGGGATTTGTATCACTCGGAGCGAACCTGGCTTTATTGAGGTGAAGCTTCCAAGGTATGAGGCTAAATTACGGTTGTTACTAACCCCTTATGCCAATGAATACCGTATGAGGGTCTTTTTGGGTCAGGAAGATGCCGAAGCTGAACTGCGGAGCATATTGGAGAAACAGTGGAAAGGCATTGCTGATAGATATTGTGATGATAAGGGTGTGAATATCATGATGATGCATTTGTTTCTGATGAAAGAGGGCGCGCCACCACCTGTGGAACCGGAAGATGAAAAGCCGATCCTTCACATTGGAGGGGCGCAAGCAGTTTTCTCGAAAAATATTCCTTCACAAATTCAGTATGTAGCGTTAGGCCATCTTCACCGCTACCAGAAAATTGATGACACGCCATGTCCGATGGTTTACAGCAGCAGTCCATTGAGCTACAGCTTTGCGGAGGCAGGACAGGAAAAATTTGTTGTTATTCTGGATGCTCAACCAGGAAAGCCTGTAGATTATCGGAAAAGAGGATTAACTGAAGGGCGTACATTACAACGAAAACGCTTTGCCAGTACCGACGAGGCATTAAATTGGTTGTATGATCATCCAGACTCCCTTGTTGAACTGACGTTGGTTAGTGACGATTATATATCTTCAGAAGATAGGCGCCGTTTATTCCAGGCGCATGATGGCATCATTACCTTGATTCCGGAGATAAAGAATAAGGCACAATTTGAACATGATGAACAAGTTGTGGATTTGCAAAAAAGTGTGGATGAATTATTCAAGCAATATTTTCGGTACCAAATTGGCCATGAGATAAATCAGGAGCTGTTTGAATTGTTTAAAGAAGTCAGATCAGAACAGAACGAAGAATGA
- a CDS encoding GlxA family transcriptional regulator, with protein sequence MIHVSLLLPKGDTSISNLEATHKMFTMANSFLMEQGEEARFRVELVAASNEGRTSNGIFTVSPDRTIVEVERTDLIIIPAIHGDYEQVVKDNRAFIPWIKEQYEKGAEIASLCIGAFLLASTGLLNGKHCTTHWMASEEFKAMFPKVELLNEKIITDEKGIYTSGGAYSSLNLNLYLIEKLAGRKIAILQSKVFEIDIDRNSQSPFIIFSGQKGHNDQGILQAQEYIEGNYQDKITIEMLCNRLAIGRRTFERRFKKATGNTVVEYAQRVKMEVAKKQFEAGMPNVNEVMFHVGYSDSKAFREVFKKFAGMSPVDYRNKYRELKWVSPSNHATLR encoded by the coding sequence ATGATACATGTATCTTTATTATTGCCTAAAGGTGATACGAGCATTAGTAATCTAGAGGCAACCCACAAAATGTTTACGATGGCTAATTCTTTTCTAATGGAGCAAGGAGAAGAGGCTAGGTTTCGGGTTGAGCTGGTGGCTGCTAGCAATGAGGGGCGGACGAGCAATGGTATTTTTACCGTTTCTCCGGATAGGACGATAGTTGAAGTAGAGCGGACGGACTTGATTATTATCCCTGCAATTCATGGTGACTACGAGCAAGTTGTTAAAGATAATAGGGCATTTATACCATGGATTAAAGAACAATATGAGAAAGGTGCTGAAATTGCAAGTCTTTGCATTGGTGCTTTTTTGCTTGCAAGTACGGGCTTATTAAACGGCAAGCACTGTACAACACACTGGATGGCGAGCGAGGAGTTTAAAGCAATGTTCCCCAAGGTTGAACTATTGAATGAGAAAATCATAACCGATGAGAAGGGTATCTACACGAGCGGGGGTGCTTATTCTTCGCTCAATTTAAATCTCTATTTAATCGAAAAACTAGCTGGTCGGAAGATTGCAATTCTGCAATCGAAGGTATTTGAGATTGACATTGATCGGAATAGCCAATCCCCCTTTATTATCTTTTCTGGCCAGAAAGGTCATAATGACCAAGGTATACTGCAGGCACAAGAGTATATTGAAGGAAATTATCAAGATAAGATTACGATTGAGATGCTATGCAATCGGCTGGCGATCGGGAGGCGAACCTTTGAACGGAGGTTTAAAAAGGCGACGGGTAATACCGTTGTCGAATATGCTCAGCGCGTAAAGATGGAAGTGGCGAAGAAACAATTTGAAGCGGGTATGCCTAATGTGAATGAGGTTATGTTTCATGTAGGGTATTCCGACTCCAAAGCTTTCAGGGAGGTATTTAAAAAGTTTGCTGGTATGTCACCAGTTGATTACCGGAACAAGTATCGGGAGCTGAAATGGGTCTCTCCGAGTAACCATGCTACGCTGCGATAG